A window of Vigna unguiculata cultivar IT97K-499-35 chromosome 4, ASM411807v1, whole genome shotgun sequence contains these coding sequences:
- the LOC114181414 gene encoding TLC domain-containing protein At5g14285-like, with translation MENHVHKFFTFFFSIYLLGYFVIFRKWGPKIRPEASSCLISLFHGTPAAVLAAAAVLSAENRSLAAANTNFQNLVLDYSAAYFAADLVHLATFFAGGGDLTFVFHHFATLFVILTCRHVALHGAVAVLILLAVAEVTSAPQNAWALARARRNDAQFAASVARVLSVPFYGLYSVVRGLLGPYVVFRMAAFYSGGGAAGVIATWVWISWVVVVSVAIAGSIAWVSNLWIEVYEERSREVEEKIR, from the coding sequence ATGGAAAACCACGTCCACAAATTCttcaccttcttcttctccatttacCTTCTCGGTTACTTCGTCATCTTCCGCAAATGGGGCCCCAAGATCCGACCCGAAGCTTCCAGCTGCCTCATCTCCCTCTTCCACGGCACCCCGGCGGCGGTCCTCGCAGCCGCCGCCGTCCTTTCGGCTGAAAACCGCAGCCTTGCCGCCGCAAACACGAACTTCCAGAACCTCGTTCTAGACTACAGCGCTGCCTACTTCGCCGCCGACCTCGTACATCTCGCCACGTTCTTTGCCGGCGGCGGAGACCTCACGTTCGTCTTCCACCACTTCGCCACGCTCTTCGTCATCCTCACGTGCCGCCACGTGGCGCTCCACGGGGCCGTCGCGGTGCTCATACTCTTGGCGGTCGCGGAGGTCACCAGCGCGCCGCAGAACGCGTGGGCACTGGCCCGAGCGCGTCGAAACGACGCGCAGTTCGCTGCGAGTGTGGCTAGAGTTCTGTCGGTTCCGTTTTACGGCTTGTATTCTGTGGTACGAGGTTTGTTGGGGCCTTATGTTGTTTTCCGAATGGCGGCGTTTTACTCAGGTGGAGGTGCTGCGGGTGTAATTGCCACGTGGGTTTGGATTTCCTGGGTCGTTGTAGTGTCGGTGGCCATTGCTGGGAGCATTGCGTGGGTTTCTAATCTTTGGATTGAAGTCTACGAAGAAAGATCAAGGGAGGTTGAGGAAAAGATAAGATAA